Proteins encoded in a region of the Planctomycetaceae bacterium genome:
- a CDS encoding DUF721 domain-containing protein: MNEEFILSQTNKKILANRPAAAEPIGRDVYNWLSKYTKNTKKNTSILTLLEQIVGSEMMIHCKADSIRGGVLKIKVRSGPYMFQMRNMSGEILRQLQTAYPSSNINEIKIIAG; encoded by the coding sequence ATGAATGAAGAATTTATATTAAGTCAGACGAATAAAAAAATACTTGCCAACAGACCTGCCGCCGCAGAACCAATCGGCAGGGATGTTTATAACTGGCTTAGCAAATACACAAAGAACACAAAAAAAAATACGAGCATATTAACATTACTCGAGCAAATAGTCGGCAGTGAAATGATGATCCATTGCAAGGCGGATTCAATTAGAGGCGGTGTATTGAAAATAAAGGTGAGGTCCGGGCCGTATATGTTTCAGATGCGGAATATGAGCGGCGAAATTTTACGGCAGTTGCAAACGGCTTATCCTTCGTCGAATATTAATGAAATTAAAATAATAGCAGGTTAA
- the dnaN gene encoding DNA polymerase III subunit beta, giving the protein MKVKFNRAALSEALGLVTTVVPARTTKPILQGLKIQADKDKVCISATDFEMGITCMLSQAEVEKEGQAVVPAERLAAIVRECVDEVLVMEVSEATCRIKGSDSHFTIYGHQPEQYPQVPGFDGEAQIEADLVKLQEALKHCLFATAKENTRYALSGILWEPSGKKLTLVGTDGRRLAKYKLALNAEVDKKLEGEKYIIPAKAMVLLDKVGAGEKDKISVRFADSKAIFACGKVVISTNLVEGTFPKYEDIIPADYKNKVQLNTAATLSAVKRAALLTNEDSKGVKLALGKKSLVFTSRAPEMGDAEIAMEVDYKGEPMEIGFNPQFLVDMLRVIHEDSFELQLGQSDRPGMIKSGSNYVYIVMPVSLT; this is encoded by the coding sequence ATGAAAGTAAAGTTTAACAGAGCGGCACTCTCCGAAGCACTTGGCCTGGTAACAACAGTAGTACCCGCACGAACGACTAAACCGATCCTGCAGGGTTTGAAGATACAAGCGGACAAGGATAAAGTCTGTATCAGCGCAACGGATTTTGAAATGGGAATCACCTGTATGCTTTCGCAGGCGGAAGTCGAAAAGGAAGGGCAGGCGGTTGTTCCAGCCGAAAGACTGGCAGCTATCGTTCGGGAATGTGTTGATGAAGTGCTTGTGATGGAAGTTTCAGAAGCTACATGCAGAATTAAGGGCAGCGACAGTCACTTTACGATTTACGGACATCAGCCGGAACAGTATCCGCAGGTGCCGGGCTTTGACGGTGAGGCACAAATTGAAGCTGACCTTGTGAAACTTCAGGAAGCGCTGAAGCATTGTCTGTTCGCAACCGCAAAGGAAAATACCCGATATGCATTGAGCGGCATTTTGTGGGAGCCGTCCGGCAAAAAATTAACACTTGTTGGCACTGACGGCCGAAGACTCGCGAAGTATAAACTTGCCTTGAACGCCGAAGTGGATAAAAAACTCGAAGGCGAAAAGTATATTATTCCCGCCAAAGCTATGGTGCTTTTGGATAAAGTTGGAGCCGGCGAAAAAGATAAAATTTCAGTTCGTTTCGCCGACAGTAAAGCAATATTTGCCTGTGGAAAAGTTGTTATCAGTACAAATCTTGTGGAAGGCACTTTCCCGAAATATGAAGATATTATTCCAGCCGATTACAAAAATAAAGTGCAGTTAAATACAGCCGCGACTTTGAGCGCAGTGAAAAGAGCCGCGCTTTTAACGAATGAAGATTCCAAAGGCGTGAAACTCGCGCTGGGTAAAAAGTCATTAGTGTTTACAAGCAGAGCGCCGGAAATGGGCGATGCGGAAATTGCGATGGAAGTCGATTATAAAGGCGAACCGATGGAAATCGGATTCAATCCGCAATTCCTTGTGGATATGCTGCGGGTTATACACGAAGATTCATTCGAGCTGCAATTAGGGCAGTCCGACAGGCCGGGTATGATAAAAAGCGGAAGCAATTACGTTTATATTGTGATGCCTGTAAGTTTGACATAA
- a CDS encoding WYL domain-containing transcriptional regulator, with the protein MKHSRVSRIVSILTTLQSGQKYTPADLEKLLGISKRTVFRDLKELQTIGVPYKYDKEGGCYQIDPKFFLPPIDFNLQEALSVLMLVHKMRHNLPLPYKNSALLAGMKIENNLPADIRQYCQSSLAKITVAKEQHSSVKQLDVIYHTIQQAIRKKTMLQIDYASLFENGGINTVLHPYHLLYKNRAWYVIGFSTLHNSVRTFNLARIEKISVLEKCFADGNNFDVNDYIGRAWSLIPEGKLYDVKLLFTPMVAKNVAEVQWHQTQQAQWHEDGSVTLAFRVDGINEISWWVLSYGDQVQVISPATLRDKVVERAKKMIENHKNFQTEPVSCDVHNL; encoded by the coding sequence ATGAAACACAGCAGGGTAAGCAGAATAGTAAGCATCCTGACAACGCTCCAGTCGGGCCAAAAATATACGCCTGCCGACCTCGAAAAACTCTTAGGTATCAGCAAACGCACTGTATTTAGGGACCTGAAAGAGCTGCAAACCATTGGCGTTCCATATAAATACGACAAAGAAGGCGGCTGCTACCAAATCGACCCCAAATTTTTCCTGCCGCCGATTGATTTTAACCTTCAGGAAGCATTGAGCGTCTTAATGCTTGTACACAAGATGCGGCACAATTTACCGCTGCCGTACAAAAACTCGGCCTTGCTGGCGGGAATGAAGATAGAAAACAATCTGCCCGCCGATATCCGGCAATATTGTCAGAGCTCGCTGGCTAAAATCACCGTCGCAAAAGAGCAGCATTCCTCCGTCAAACAACTCGATGTGATTTATCATACGATTCAGCAGGCAATTAGAAAAAAAACAATGCTGCAAATCGATTACGCCTCTTTGTTCGAAAACGGCGGGATTAATACCGTTTTGCACCCATACCATTTACTCTACAAAAACAGAGCCTGGTATGTAATTGGTTTTTCAACATTGCATAACTCTGTACGTACATTCAATTTAGCGAGGATCGAGAAAATTAGTGTTCTTGAAAAATGCTTCGCAGACGGCAATAATTTCGATGTTAATGATTATATCGGCAGGGCATGGTCTTTGATTCCGGAAGGTAAGTTATACGACGTTAAACTACTGTTCACACCGATGGTCGCCAAAAATGTTGCGGAAGTGCAATGGCATCAAACACAGCAGGCACAATGGCACGAAGATGGTTCTGTTACACTTGCCTTTCGTGTGGACGGCATCAACGAAATTAGTTGGTGGGTTTTAAGCTATGGCGACCAGGTTCAGGTCATCTCGCCGGCGACTTTAAGAGATAAAGTTGTTGAGCGAGCAAAAAAAATGATTGAAAATCATAAAAATTTTCAAACCGAGCCTGTGAGTTGCGATGTGCACAACCTGTGA
- a CDS encoding MltA domain-containing protein: MKRTLLIVELTLIAFFSASCHKAVKIEPERAKPQYDKPLPPGELALRKITNPADIPDFTFACYDLTNLEKAIDKSLNYLKKPSAQQYYPYGDIPREQAIDSLKMFKDLMKSGLRGEKLNTAIREKFDVYISVGCDDRGTVLYTGYYTPIFDGSMTRTEKFQYPLYKMPKDLVKGNKGEILGRKTEAGVVPYPPRDEIEKSGMLKGSELIWLGDPFEVYIAHVQGSAKIRLSNGKLTGVGYTASNGQEYKSVSKAMLEAGKFNGEHMSLKAMIEYFKQHPDEVESYTKTNPRFVFFQIEKGEPRGSINEEVTAYRTIATDKTIFPPGCLAFLSTVLPVEKGGVITDSPYAGFALDQDTGGAIRAPGRCDVYMGQGDKAGSLAGRTYQEGKLYYLFVK, encoded by the coding sequence ATGAAACGGACTTTACTGATTGTAGAACTAACACTTATAGCATTCTTTTCCGCAAGCTGCCACAAGGCAGTAAAAATTGAACCGGAAAGAGCTAAGCCGCAGTATGATAAGCCATTGCCGCCCGGCGAACTGGCTTTGCGGAAGATCACGAACCCTGCGGACATTCCAGATTTTACTTTTGCCTGCTATGACCTGACAAATCTTGAAAAGGCAATCGATAAAAGTCTTAACTATTTAAAGAAACCGTCGGCACAGCAGTACTATCCTTACGGCGACATTCCGCGCGAACAGGCGATTGACAGTTTAAAAATGTTCAAGGATTTGATGAAGTCCGGCTTGAGAGGCGAAAAACTCAACACCGCGATTCGCGAGAAATTTGATGTTTACATTTCCGTCGGCTGCGATGACAGAGGCACGGTATTATATACCGGTTATTACACGCCGATATTCGACGGCTCAATGACACGAACTGAAAAATTTCAGTATCCGCTTTACAAAATGCCAAAAGATCTTGTGAAAGGTAACAAGGGTGAAATCCTCGGCCGTAAAACAGAAGCGGGCGTTGTGCCGTATCCTCCACGAGATGAAATTGAAAAATCAGGTATGCTAAAAGGTTCGGAGTTGATTTGGCTCGGCGACCCATTTGAAGTTTACATCGCGCACGTACAAGGCTCGGCGAAAATTCGTTTGTCTAACGGCAAACTTACCGGCGTTGGCTATACCGCCAGCAACGGTCAGGAATATAAGAGTGTTTCCAAAGCGATGCTTGAAGCCGGCAAATTTAACGGCGAACACATGAGTTTGAAAGCGATGATTGAATATTTTAAACAGCATCCGGATGAAGTTGAAAGTTACACGAAGACGAATCCGCGTTTTGTATTTTTCCAGATTGAAAAAGGCGAACCGCGCGGCAGCATCAACGAAGAAGTAACGGCATATAGAACTATCGCTACGGACAAAACGATTTTCCCGCCGGGCTGCCTTGCTTTCCTTTCGACAGTATTACCTGTTGAAAAAGGCGGCGTGATTACTGACAGCCCATACGCAGGCTTCGCGCTCGACCAGGATACAGGCGGTGCAATTCGTGCTCCCGGCAGATGTGATGTCTATATGGGTCAGGGCGATAAAGCCGGCTCGCTTGCGGGCAGAACTTATCAGGAAGGTAAACTTTATTACCTGTTTGTAAAATAA
- a CDS encoding beta-hydroxyacyl-ACP dehydratase: protein MPPVQLFDLSTIDLNKIVFDKPAIEEVNPQRYEMQHLDGIIWYNKEKFLVLGYKDVTEKEFWVRGHIPGRPLMPGVIMIEAAAQLSSVFVKKVYELKGFIGFSSIESANFRRPIGPGSRLYLLGYISTFKSRKYTAVVQGIVDGKMVFDTVISGMNV from the coding sequence ATGCCGCCAGTACAACTTTTTGATCTATCAACAATAGATTTGAACAAGATAGTCTTTGACAAACCAGCCATCGAAGAAGTTAATCCACAGCGATATGAAATGCAGCATCTCGACGGGATTATTTGGTACAACAAAGAGAAATTTCTCGTTCTTGGTTACAAAGATGTTACAGAAAAAGAATTCTGGGTTCGCGGCCATATTCCGGGCAGACCACTGATGCCGGGCGTAATTATGATTGAAGCAGCGGCACAGCTTTCGAGCGTTTTTGTTAAGAAAGTTTACGAACTAAAAGGCTTCATCGGATTTTCAAGCATCGAATCTGCGAACTTCAGACGACCAATCGGGCCGGGAAGCAGGTTATATCTGCTTGGCTATATATCAACATTCAAAAGCCGAAAATACACCGCTGTCGTTCAGGGCATTGTTGACGGCAAAATGGTTTTTGATACGGTAATCTCCGGTATGAATGTGTAA
- a CDS encoding NAD(P)H-dependent oxidoreductase, producing MAKGIVVYYSRSGNTKKMAEIIAKSMNDNGLPTDCKSVDKTSVEDLTAANAIVMGSPTYYGQMAPQLMQLLTDSVSKHGQLAGKIGGAFASSANIGGGNETTILGILEAMLIHGMVVPGEPLGDHYGPVSINSPDQRVESQCVKAGKKIAELTKKLFK from the coding sequence ATGGCAAAAGGAATTGTTGTTTATTATTCAAGAAGCGGCAATACCAAAAAAATGGCGGAAATTATTGCCAAGTCAATGAATGACAATGGTTTACCAACCGACTGCAAATCTGTGGACAAGACTTCAGTTGAGGATTTGACCGCTGCAAACGCGATCGTGATGGGTTCACCGACTTATTACGGCCAGATGGCACCGCAGTTAATGCAGCTTCTGACTGATTCGGTAAGTAAACATGGGCAACTTGCCGGCAAAATCGGCGGGGCGTTCGCAAGTTCAGCCAACATCGGCGGCGGAAATGAAACCACCATCCTCGGCATTCTCGAAGCAATGCTAATTCACGGAATGGTTGTCCCCGGCGAACCATTAGGCGACCATTATGGGCCGGTGTCTATCAACAGCCCGGACCAACGCGTGGAATCACAATGTGTTAAAGCAGGTAAAAAAATCGCTGAATTGACAAAAAAACTCTTTAAATAG
- a CDS encoding glutamine--tRNA ligase/YqeY domain fusion protein — MSTPNENQQKLDFVRQIVADDCQSGKWDGRVVTRFPPEPNGYLHIGHAKSICLNFGIAKEFSGKCHLRFDDTNPEKEEQEYVDSIKADVKWLGWDWGQNLFFASDYFQQMYDWAVELIKKGKAYVCDLTGEEIRQTRGTPTQAGNDSPYRNRSVEENLDLFEKMRKGEFPDGSKTLRAKIDMASPNFNLRDPIMYRIVHATHHRTGDKWCLYPMYDWAHGLEDSVEKITHSICTLEFENHRPLYDWFLTQLGIYHPQQIEFARLNLTYTVMSKRKLLKLVQDKLVSGWDDPRMPTISGMRRRGFSPEAIRNFCEKISVNKFNSTIDFSLLQHCLREELNKSSARVLAVLNPVKVVIDNYPAEQVEELEAINNPEDPLAGTRQIPFSREIYIERDDFMEDAPKKFFRLTPGREVRLRYAYFITCTSVTKDAAGNITEIHCTYDPATKGGDAPDGRKVKSTLHWVCAKNAITAEARMYDHLFTKENPDDVEEGKDFTAYLNPNSLTTLSNCKVEPYLKDAKALSRWQFERMGYFCVDLDSQPFDSAQGRDGKLIFNRTATLRDEWAKIQQTSK; from the coding sequence ATGTCAACGCCAAATGAAAATCAGCAAAAATTGGATTTCGTACGTCAAATAGTCGCCGATGACTGCCAAAGCGGAAAATGGGATGGCAGAGTTGTTACACGTTTCCCACCGGAGCCGAACGGCTACCTGCACATCGGCCACGCAAAGAGTATCTGTCTTAATTTCGGCATCGCAAAGGAATTCAGCGGCAAATGCCATCTGCGTTTCGATGATACCAATCCCGAAAAGGAAGAGCAGGAATACGTTGACTCGATAAAGGCAGATGTAAAATGGCTCGGCTGGGACTGGGGACAGAATTTATTTTTCGCCTCGGACTATTTCCAGCAGATGTACGATTGGGCAGTTGAGCTGATTAAAAAAGGCAAGGCGTATGTCTGCGATTTGACCGGCGAAGAAATCCGCCAGACTCGCGGCACACCAACTCAAGCCGGCAATGACAGCCCGTACCGAAACAGAAGCGTTGAAGAAAATCTCGACCTGTTTGAAAAAATGCGCAAAGGTGAATTTCCAGACGGCTCAAAAACGCTCCGCGCTAAAATAGATATGGCATCGCCGAACTTTAATTTGCGCGACCCGATTATGTACCGTATCGTGCACGCGACACATCACCGCACAGGCGACAAGTGGTGTTTGTATCCGATGTACGATTGGGCGCACGGCCTTGAAGACTCTGTCGAAAAAATAACACATTCGATTTGCACACTCGAATTTGAAAATCACAGACCGCTCTACGATTGGTTCCTTACCCAACTCGGCATTTATCATCCGCAGCAAATTGAATTCGCGCGTTTGAATCTGACTTATACAGTTATGAGCAAACGCAAACTGCTAAAGCTCGTGCAGGATAAATTAGTTTCCGGCTGGGACGACCCGCGTATGCCGACAATCAGCGGAATGAGACGACGTGGTTTTTCGCCGGAAGCGATTAGAAACTTCTGCGAAAAAATCAGCGTTAATAAATTTAACAGCACTATCGATTTTTCATTACTCCAGCACTGCCTGCGCGAAGAACTGAATAAATCTAGTGCTCGTGTATTGGCCGTTCTCAATCCTGTCAAAGTTGTGATTGATAATTATCCGGCCGAGCAAGTTGAAGAACTCGAAGCGATAAATAATCCCGAAGACCCATTGGCGGGTACAAGGCAGATTCCGTTCTCGCGCGAAATTTATATTGAGCGCGATGATTTTATGGAAGATGCTCCGAAAAAATTCTTCCGTTTAACGCCCGGCCGAGAAGTGCGTTTGCGTTATGCGTATTTTATCACCTGCACAAGCGTAACAAAAGATGCAGCGGGCAACATAACAGAAATTCATTGCACGTACGACCCCGCGACAAAAGGCGGCGATGCTCCGGACGGCAGAAAAGTAAAATCTACTCTGCACTGGGTCTGCGCAAAGAACGCGATAACTGCCGAAGCGAGAATGTACGACCATTTATTCACAAAAGAAAATCCGGATGATGTTGAAGAGGGAAAAGATTTCACAGCATATCTTAATCCGAATTCACTGACAACGCTTTCGAATTGCAAAGTTGAGCCGTATTTGAAAGATGCAAAAGCATTGAGCAGATGGCAATTTGAAAGAATGGGATATTTCTGCGTTGATTTGGACAGCCAACCCTTCGACTCTGCTCAGGGCAGGGACGGCAAATTAATTTTTAATCGTACCGCAACTCTTCGCGATGAATGGGCAAAAATTCAGCAGACAAGCAAATAA
- a CDS encoding DUF4190 domain-containing protein, which yields MYCPKCGLDNLEDEKFCKACSEPLPVIPDLPPEIAKTSKLAIWSFVLSLMGLFTFMVTALPAIICGIIGLVKISKSNGRLRGKGYAITGIVVPVAYSIILPLMLAILLPALVRTRQVATKMVCATNLKTLGLAMMTYTAENNDTYPPAGNWCDLLKDKVKPENLRCPSIRKVEGQTSYALNINVAGRKTSEIPHDTVLLFETTPAANPAGGPELYTTSNHGNVGCNILFADGHVEFVYKENYYSLRWKPE from the coding sequence ATGTATTGCCCAAAATGTGGATTGGATAATCTGGAAGACGAAAAATTTTGCAAAGCCTGTTCAGAGCCGCTGCCGGTAATACCGGATTTGCCGCCGGAGATTGCCAAAACAAGCAAGCTGGCGATATGGTCGTTTGTGCTTTCGCTGATGGGATTATTTACATTTATGGTAACAGCACTGCCGGCGATTATCTGCGGAATCATCGGCCTTGTGAAAATCTCTAAAAGCAATGGCCGTCTTCGCGGCAAAGGTTACGCTATTACGGGAATTGTCGTGCCTGTGGCTTATAGTATAATTCTGCCACTGATGCTTGCGATATTGCTGCCCGCACTGGTTCGCACAAGACAGGTAGCAACAAAAATGGTTTGTGCTACAAATCTCAAGACTTTAGGTCTTGCGATGATGACCTATACAGCCGAAAACAACGACACATATCCACCCGCTGGAAACTGGTGCGATTTACTGAAAGATAAAGTAAAGCCGGAAAATTTACGTTGTCCATCAATTCGTAAAGTTGAAGGGCAAACAAGTTACGCCTTGAATATAAATGTCGCGGGAAGAAAAACGTCTGAAATTCCACACGATACCGTCTTACTCTTTGAGACAACACCCGCAGCAAATCCTGCAGGAGGACCAGAATTGTATACTACCAGCAATCATGGCAATGTAGGCTGTAATATTTTGTTTGCGGACGGACATGTCGAATTTGTTTATAAAGAAAATTATTATTCTCTTCGCTGGAAGCCGGAGTAA
- a CDS encoding DUF1015 domain-containing protein, which produces MEIKGFKAYRFNSEVVGDTGKCITPPYDVINAAQQNKLYKQNPYNIVRVILGKQEAGDNDKNNQYIRAGKHINDWIAHKALKQDDKETIYAYVQEFEIGGKKTKRSGFIALSKLAQFGSGVQPHEKTLDGPKADRLKLTQATAAQFELVFMLYDDVKQVADKIIAKAAKGKSLIEFVDDDGVKHQIFAIDSQDEVKQIADMMTQKEGLIADGHHRYETALNYYNLTKNPNAQWLMIAFVNMHNEGLVVLPTHRLVGNLKNYNTDELIKKLQANFKVTQFEFKEAKEKAQALMQKRMTRAFEQGQNAFGIYDGEDFYYIVLTNKDALKSLQMSDASKSLDVVVLHKLILEGVLGIGDEALAGESNIEYIKDIGEAVDEAIGKVDQKQMQVLFFMNPTKVEQVRAVAAENEKMPQKSTFFYPKIFSGLTINKL; this is translated from the coding sequence ATGGAAATCAAGGGATTTAAAGCCTATAGATTTAACTCCGAAGTTGTCGGCGATACCGGCAAATGTATCACGCCGCCTTATGATGTTATCAACGCGGCGCAGCAGAATAAACTTTATAAACAGAATCCGTACAATATTGTCAGGGTAATACTCGGCAAGCAGGAAGCCGGCGACAATGACAAAAACAATCAGTACATTCGTGCTGGCAAACATATTAATGACTGGATAGCCCACAAGGCTCTCAAGCAGGACGACAAAGAGACGATTTACGCCTACGTTCAGGAATTTGAAATCGGCGGTAAAAAAACCAAACGCAGCGGATTCATCGCCCTGTCGAAGCTCGCACAATTCGGTTCTGGTGTTCAGCCGCACGAAAAAACTCTCGATGGCCCAAAGGCAGACAGACTGAAACTTACGCAGGCAACAGCCGCGCAGTTCGAGCTTGTGTTTATGTTGTATGACGATGTCAAGCAGGTAGCTGACAAAATTATCGCAAAGGCTGCCAAGGGAAAAAGCCTGATAGAGTTTGTCGATGACGATGGCGTGAAGCATCAGATATTTGCAATTGATTCGCAGGATGAAGTTAAACAAATTGCGGATATGATGACGCAAAAAGAAGGGCTTATCGCTGACGGCCATCACCGTTATGAAACCGCGCTGAATTATTACAATCTGACAAAAAATCCGAATGCTCAATGGCTGATGATTGCGTTTGTGAATATGCACAACGAAGGACTTGTTGTTCTGCCGACGCATAGGCTTGTTGGAAATTTGAAAAATTATAACACTGATGAGTTGATAAAAAAATTGCAGGCTAATTTCAAAGTTACACAATTTGAATTTAAAGAAGCGAAAGAAAAAGCACAGGCTCTGATGCAGAAAAGAATGACCAGGGCATTTGAGCAGGGACAAAACGCTTTTGGAATTTACGACGGCGAAGATTTCTATTATATAGTTTTGACCAACAAAGATGCGCTCAAGTCATTACAGATGAGCGATGCTTCAAAATCGCTTGATGTTGTTGTGCTGCACAAATTAATTCTCGAAGGCGTGCTCGGCATCGGCGATGAAGCGCTTGCCGGCGAATCGAATATTGAATACATCAAGGATATCGGCGAAGCTGTTGACGAAGCTATCGGTAAAGTTGACCAGAAACAAATGCAGGTTCTGTTCTTTATGAATCCTACGAAAGTCGAACAGGTACGTGCGGTCGCAGCGGAAAACGAAAAGATGCCGCAGAAGTCCACGTTCTTTTATCCGAAAATATTTTCAGGTTTAACAATAAATAAACTGTAA
- a CDS encoding alanine--glyoxylate aminotransferase family protein, with the protein MVDWKNPPRLFIPGPVHVLPDVLQQMSRYTLGHRGKEYAQLHKETVDMLKKILFTEQHVYLSTSSASGVWEGSIRNCVDHNETVLCTMCGAFSDKFADVARACGRTVEELKVDWGKATTVEMIDKKLSEGKYSAITIVYNETSTGLTNPVYEISEMLKKKYPDVLVLVDAVSGMIGLPLHFDKLGWDVVFASVQKAFAIPPGMAVFAVSNRALEKSKKVTGRGYYFDFQEFEKSAVKDQTPTTPSIPHIMAINYQCKKFLAEGMENVWARHKKMGDFVRSWAKEKFGLFCEEKYASNTLTTVKNTRGIVIGDVIKAVQAKHNTIFGNGYSKLKDQTFRIAHMGDITLQDVKEVCQWIDDEVK; encoded by the coding sequence ATGGTTGACTGGAAAAATCCGCCGAGACTGTTTATACCCGGGCCTGTGCATGTCCTGCCTGACGTATTGCAGCAAATGAGCAGATATACTCTTGGCCACAGGGGCAAAGAGTATGCACAACTGCACAAAGAAACTGTGGATATGCTGAAGAAGATTCTGTTCACTGAACAGCACGTCTATTTGAGTACATCATCCGCATCAGGCGTTTGGGAAGGCAGTATTCGAAATTGCGTTGACCACAACGAAACAGTTCTTTGCACAATGTGCGGCGCGTTCAGCGATAAATTCGCCGACGTTGCCAGAGCGTGCGGCAGAACCGTCGAAGAGCTTAAAGTTGACTGGGGCAAAGCGACAACTGTAGAAATGATTGACAAGAAACTGTCCGAGGGCAAATACTCGGCGATTACGATTGTGTATAATGAAACAAGTACCGGCCTTACAAATCCGGTTTACGAAATCAGTGAAATGTTGAAGAAAAAATATCCTGACGTTCTTGTGCTTGTCGATGCTGTCAGCGGTATGATAGGTCTTCCGCTGCATTTTGATAAACTCGGCTGGGATGTTGTTTTCGCTTCTGTTCAGAAGGCATTTGCGATTCCGCCGGGCATGGCTGTTTTCGCTGTCAGCAATCGTGCGCTGGAAAAGAGCAAGAAAGTTACCGGCCGCGGATACTATTTCGACTTCCAGGAATTCGAAAAGAGCGCTGTCAAAGACCAGACCCCGACAACGCCATCGATTCCGCACATTATGGCGATTAACTATCAGTGCAAAAAATTCCTCGCCGAAGGAATGGAAAATGTTTGGGCAAGACATAAAAAAATGGGCGATTTTGTTAGAAGCTGGGCAAAGGAAAAATTTGGTCTGTTCTGCGAAGAGAAATATGCTTCAAACACCCTGACAACGGTTAAGAACACTCGCGGCATTGTTATCGGCGATGTGATTAAAGCGGTTCAGGCAAAGCATAATACCATTTTCGGTAATGGTTATAGCAAATTGAAAGATCAGACTTTCAGAATCGCGCACATGGGCGACATTACACTGCAGGATGTAAAAGAAGTCTGTCAGTGGATTGACGATGAAGTAAAATAG
- a CDS encoding cupin domain-containing protein, translating into MATIKDVIVRKPTEAETKECKSWPIWACDKSSFDWDYTQKETCLILEGKVTVKDRPGNGNVSFGPGDLVIFPNGLKCTWHVSEAVKKHYNFE; encoded by the coding sequence ATGGCAACTATAAAAGATGTTATAGTCAGAAAACCAACCGAAGCGGAGACTAAAGAGTGTAAAAGCTGGCCGATATGGGCGTGCGATAAGAGCAGTTTCGATTGGGATTATACCCAAAAGGAAACCTGCCTTATTCTGGAAGGCAAAGTAACTGTCAAGGACAGGCCGGGCAACGGCAACGTCTCCTTCGGACCCGGCGATTTAGTTATTTTCCCAAACGGACTAAAGTGCACATGGCACGTCAGCGAAGCTGTAAAAAAACATTACAACTTTGAATAG
- a CDS encoding HD domain-containing protein has translation MTKEQLEGLKKWFFDYVAGYYGGDKQVNDDIKLKDDHTRRMLEDTLIITKELGFSVEQSMLAEVISLLHDTGRFEQYRKYKTYSDVGTEDHSQMGLEILADNKVLDCFDSKEKDIITTAVKLHSVKDFPKNLDKDIEPFAKLIRDIDKLDIFYVMLSRVDELRADPEKCLAIFGYPATDECSVHIMQAVLEGRTISYKEFKTLNDMIFGLLGWIYDINFVATLKEIKKRELAEKLISYLPKTDEVQKVCRHMLEVLDKRIANN, from the coding sequence ATGACAAAAGAGCAGCTTGAAGGCTTAAAAAAATGGTTTTTTGACTACGTTGCCGGGTATTATGGCGGCGATAAACAGGTAAATGATGATATAAAGCTCAAAGACGACCACACAAGAAGGATGCTGGAAGATACTCTGATTATTACAAAGGAGTTGGGATTTAGTGTCGAGCAGTCAATGCTTGCCGAGGTGATATCGCTTTTGCACGACACCGGCAGATTCGAGCAGTACAGAAAATACAAGACTTACAGTGATGTCGGAACAGAAGACCACAGCCAGATGGGTTTGGAAATTCTGGCGGATAACAAAGTCCTTGATTGTTTCGACAGCAAAGAAAAAGATATTATCACAACCGCAGTCAAACTCCACAGCGTAAAAGATTTTCCGAAAAATTTGGATAAGGATATTGAGCCGTTCGCGAAATTGATTCGCGACATTGACAAGCTGGACATTTTTTATGTTATGCTAAGCAGAGTTGACGAATTGCGTGCCGACCCGGAAAAATGCTTAGCGATTTTCGGTTACCCTGCCACAGACGAATGCTCGGTGCATATTATGCAGGCGGTGCTTGAAGGCAGAACAATTTCATACAAAGAATTCAAAACACTCAACGATATGATATTCGGTCTGCTGGGATGGATATATGATATAAATTTTGTCGCGACGCTGAAAGAAATTAAAAAACGCGAACTTGCTGAAAAACTTATTTCATATTTGCCGAAGACGGATGAAGTCCAAAAAGTCTGCCGTCACATGCTTGAAGTGCTCGACAAACGAATCGCTAATAATTAA